The Pseudomonas protegens genome contains the following window.
TCGGCGGAATACTGATGGATGTTCTCGATTTTCGCCCCGCGCCAGCCGTAGATCGACTGGTCGTCGTCGCCCACCACCATCAGGCTGTCGCCACCCTGGGCCAGCAGTCGCAGCCAGGCGTACTGCACGGCGTTGGTGTCCTGGAACTCGTCCACCAGCACGTGGCGGAAGCGCTTCTGATAGTGCGCCAGCAGGCCCGGGTGGTCGCGCCACAGGTCCAGGGCGCGCAGCAGCAGTTCGGAGAAGTCGATGACCCCGGCGCGCTGGCAGGCGGCCTCGTAGGCCTCATAGATGCTGCGCATGGTGGCCAGGAACAGGTCGCCGCTGGCCTGGATATGTTGTGGGCGCAGGCCTTCGTCCTTCTGCCCGTTGATGAACCACTGGGCCTGGCGGGCCGGCCAGCGTTGCTCGTCCAGGCCCAGCTCGCGGATCACCCGCTTGACCAGGCGTTGCTGGTCGTCGCTGTCGAGGATCTGGAAGGTCTGGCTCAGGCCGGCTTCCTGCCAGTGGGCCCGCAGCAGGCGGTGCGCCAGGCCGTGGAAGGTGCCGACCCACATGCCGGCCGGGTTGATGCCCAGCAATTGCTCGATGCGGTGGCGCATCTCGGCGGCGGCCTTGTTGGTGAAGGTCACCGACAGGATCGAGTGGGGCGAGGCGTTCTCGACCTGGATCAACCAGGCGATACGGTGCACCAGCACACGGGTTTTGCCGGAGCCAGCACCGGCCAGGACCAACTGACGACCCACGGAGGCGGCTACGGCCTGGCGTTGGGCATCGTTGAGGGAGTTCAACAGGAGGGAGAGATCATCGCGCATCGGGGCATTCTAGGGGGCCGCGCCACCCCGGGCAAACCCGGCTTTGCATTAGCCGATAAAACAACCGCGGGTGACGACCGGTCGGTCACAGGTCGCAGCCTTCGGCGCTTCAAGTCCGGGCTGTTGCGCCGTGGATTGCTGGGGGATCGGTTTTATCGATTTTATGACTTGGAGCAGTTTGGCTCGCGCCTTTGCTTGTGTATGCTCCGCCGACGTTTCGGGCTCAACCATTATAAGAACACTGCCTATGACCCATAATCCCGACCTGTCCGGACCCCTGGTGGAGCCGCGGGTTATTCTTCTGCGCTACGCCGTAGAGATAGCGGTGGAACGCACGCGTCTGCTGTATCAGGGCTCGCTGCTGCCGACCCTGTTCATGTTGCTCAATGGTCTGGTGTGCACCTGGCTGCTCTGGAGCCCGGCGCGCTATCTGTTGCTCAGTGTGTGGATGGTCTGGCTGCTGGCCCTGGTGGCCTTGCGGGTGATTCAGGTAGCGGCTTTCGATTCGGCAATCCCCAGTCGCCAGGCACAGCCGGTCTGGCAGCGCATGTTTCTCCTGGGCTCGACGGTCAGTGGCCTGACCCTGGCCTGCGCCGGCATTGCCCTGGTGCCCACCGACAACTTTCTCCAGCAGGCCTGGGTCTTCGGCCTGATCGGCGCGGCCATTCTTTCGGCCAGCGTGGCCTATGCGGTCAGCCTGCAAGCCTTTCTTTCCTTCACCTTGCCTTGCCTGCTGCCGGCGATTGCCTACCTGTTCTGGGGCGGTGACGAGCAGCAGCGGGGCTGGGGCTGGCTGGGGCTGATTCTCTTGGTGTCCCTGAGCGTGGTGGCCTGGCAGGTCAATCGCCTGATCCAGCGCGGCTTGCTGCGACGCTTTCAGAATCAGGCCTTGATCGAGCACCTGCAGGACGCCCAGAGCCGCAGCAACCAGCTCAACCGAGAGCTGGCCCGGGAAGTGGAACAACGCCGTCGCGCCGAGGAGCAATTGCGCGAGGCCCAGGCCGGACTGGAGCAGCGGGTGGCTCAGCGCAGCCTGGAGCTGGACGCGGCCAACCAGGCCCTGAGCAAGAGCGAGGCGCGCCTGGCCCTGGCCCTGGATGCCAGCGAACTGGGTTTGTGGGACTGGAACCTGCAGACCGACGAGGTCCATCACACCCAGCTCAAGGAGCTGTTCGGCCTGGAGCCGGAGGACGTCACGGCGATGCTCAGCCACCTCAAGCCGCGTCTGCATCCCGAGGATCTGCCCGTGCTCAAGCGTGCCCTGGTGGAACACCTCAAGGGCCGCAGCGAGGACTATCAGGTGGAATACCGGGTGCGCCATGGCGATGGCCGCTGGGTGTGGATCGAGGACCGTGGTCGGGCGGTGGAGCGCAGCCCCGACGGACGGGTGCTGCGCATGGTGGGCACGCGGCGCGACATCAGTGCCGACAAGGAGCTCGAAGCGCAGCGCGACCTGGCCGCCACGGTGTTCGAGGCGGCCAGCGAAGGGATTGTCATCCTGGACCCCGATTACGCCCTGATCGCCGCCAACCAGGCCTTCAGTCTGGTCACCGGCTATCAGGTCGAAGACATGCTCGGGCGCAACGTGGTGGAGCTGTCCTGCAGCCGCGACGCCCGTCGTCACTATCCGATGATTCATCAGGCCCTGGAGCAGCACGGCAGCTGGCAGGGCGAACTGGTGGAAACCCGCAAGAATGGCGAGCTTTATCCGCAGTGGCTGCAACTGAACGTCGTGCGCGACAGGCGGGGGAAAGTCCGGCATATCGTGGGCTTCTTCGCCGATCTGTCAGCCCGACGTGAATCCGAGGAGCGCATGCGCTACCTCACCCACTACGACGAGCTCACCGGGCTGGCCAACCGTTCGCTGTTCCGCGAGCGCCTGCGCGAGGCCCATCAGCGGGTGCGCCAGGGCAGCCGCAGCCTGGCCTTGCTGCACATCAATCTGGATCGCTTCAAGCTGCTCAATGACAGCCTCGGCCATGAAGTGGCCGACCAGCTGTTGCAGAAAATGGCCCGGCGGCTGGTCAACGCGCTACCGGAAGCCGACACCATCGCCCGCTTGTCCGGGGACGAGTTCGCCGTGCTGTTCGATGCCTACGGCAGCCTGTCGAGCCTGACCCGGGTGGCGACCCGCTTGCTGAGCAAGTTGCGCCTGCCGATCACCGTCGAGGGCCACGAGTTGGTGGTCAGCGCCTCCATGGGCA
Protein-coding sequences here:
- a CDS encoding EAL domain-containing protein, whose translation is MTHNPDLSGPLVEPRVILLRYAVEIAVERTRLLYQGSLLPTLFMLLNGLVCTWLLWSPARYLLLSVWMVWLLALVALRVIQVAAFDSAIPSRQAQPVWQRMFLLGSTVSGLTLACAGIALVPTDNFLQQAWVFGLIGAAILSASVAYAVSLQAFLSFTLPCLLPAIAYLFWGGDEQQRGWGWLGLILLVSLSVVAWQVNRLIQRGLLRRFQNQALIEHLQDAQSRSNQLNRELAREVEQRRRAEEQLREAQAGLEQRVAQRSLELDAANQALSKSEARLALALDASELGLWDWNLQTDEVHHTQLKELFGLEPEDVTAMLSHLKPRLHPEDLPVLKRALVEHLKGRSEDYQVEYRVRHGDGRWVWIEDRGRAVERSPDGRVLRMVGTRRDISADKELEAQRDLAATVFEAASEGIVILDPDYALIAANQAFSLVTGYQVEDMLGRNVVELSCSRDARRHYPMIHQALEQHGSWQGELVETRKNGELYPQWLQLNVVRDRRGKVRHIVGFFADLSARRESEERMRYLTHYDELTGLANRSLFRERLREAHQRVRQGSRSLALLHINLDRFKLLNDSLGHEVADQLLQKMARRLVNALPEADTIARLSGDEFAVLFDAYGSLSSLTRVATRLLSKLRLPITVEGHELVVSASMGISMLPDSAREIAALVSQANMAMAHAKHLGGNNFQFYTESLQASTLERLQLENQLRKAIEEDQLMVFYQPKLCLATGRLNAAEALVRWDHPTMGRVPPGDFIGLAEETGLIGPIGEFVLRQACRQACEWQRQGLEPIRVSVNLSVYQLRQGKLVSLVRQVLEETGLEPHLLELELTESQLLDSVEHIIATFRQLRALGVKLAIDDFGTGYSSLSYLKRIPVDYVKIDQAFIRGLADGGEDAAITRAIIAMAHGLSLKVVAEGVEEPGQLTFLRAEHCDEVQGYLISRPVNAEGLALLLQAQTR